A single window of Rhizobium indicum DNA harbors:
- a CDS encoding aldo/keto reductase: MLTKPASSTTITLWNGREIPRLGMGCWAIGGPFFAGDTPLGWGDVDDDESVEAINRAIELGIRFFDTASNYGAGHSEEVLGRAIGNRDDIVIATKFGFATDPETKQATGAFADEAFIRRSVETSLRRLKRDRLDLLQFHLNDFPLEQSDAVFDTLEALRAEGKIDAFGWSTDFPDRAARHTSRQGYVSIQHTMNVFEPVPKMISVIEGKGLMSINRGPLAMGLLTGKFTADKAVGAKDVRGAALDWMVYFKDGRIAPEFAARLDAVRDLLTSGGRTLTQGALAWLWARSPRTLPIPGFRTVAQVEENAGALEKGPLPADVMAGIDTALDRF; the protein is encoded by the coding sequence ATGCTGACCAAGCCCGCATCATCGACAACGATCACGCTCTGGAACGGCCGCGAAATTCCGCGCCTCGGCATGGGATGCTGGGCGATCGGCGGTCCCTTCTTTGCCGGCGACACGCCGCTCGGCTGGGGTGATGTCGACGACGATGAATCCGTGGAAGCGATCAACCGCGCCATCGAACTCGGCATCCGCTTCTTCGACACGGCCTCGAACTACGGCGCCGGCCACTCGGAAGAAGTGCTCGGCCGGGCGATCGGCAATCGCGACGATATCGTCATCGCCACCAAGTTCGGCTTCGCCACCGATCCGGAAACCAAGCAGGCAACCGGCGCCTTCGCCGATGAGGCCTTCATCCGCCGTTCGGTCGAGACCTCGCTGCGTCGCCTCAAGCGTGATCGCCTCGATCTCCTGCAGTTCCACCTCAATGATTTTCCGCTTGAACAGTCGGATGCTGTCTTCGATACGCTGGAGGCGCTGCGCGCCGAAGGCAAGATCGATGCGTTCGGCTGGAGCACCGATTTTCCCGATCGTGCCGCCCGTCATACCAGCCGCCAGGGCTACGTCTCGATCCAGCATACGATGAATGTTTTCGAACCGGTGCCGAAGATGATCTCGGTGATCGAGGGGAAGGGCCTGATGTCAATCAATCGCGGTCCGCTGGCGATGGGGCTGCTGACCGGCAAGTTCACTGCCGACAAGGCGGTGGGCGCCAAGGATGTCCGTGGGGCGGCCCTTGACTGGATGGTCTATTTCAAGGACGGACGCATAGCCCCGGAATTCGCCGCAAGGCTCGATGCCGTCCGCGATCTCCTGACATCAGGCGGCCGCACGCTGACGCAGGGCGCGCTTGCCTGGCTCTGGGCACGCTCGCCGCGGACTCTTCCCATTCCGGGGTTCCGCACCGTTGCCCAGGTGGAGGAAAATGCCGGCGCGCTGGAGAAGGGACCACTGCCGGCTGATGTCATGGCAGGCATCGATACCGCACTCGATCGCTTCTGA
- the recO gene encoding DNA repair protein RecO: MQWQDHAIILGVKRHGETSVIAEVMTRDRGRHLGLVRSGRSRAMQPVLQAGNAVEVIWRARLDEHLGEFRVEPVTLRAARLMETATAVYGVQAMGALLRLLPERDPHPHLFDALEVILDHLHNPADAGELFVRFELAVLNDLGFGLDLAECAATGARSDLVYVSPKSGRAVSRAAGAPWADKMLLLPPFLSIEGNHAADFDSLSAAFRLTGFFLHRHVYEPRGIEAVAARDGFVQAALKALNPTLRTLSGPNGVSA; this comes from the coding sequence ATGCAGTGGCAGGACCATGCGATCATCCTGGGCGTCAAGCGCCACGGTGAGACGAGCGTCATCGCTGAGGTAATGACGCGTGATCGCGGCCGCCATCTCGGCCTGGTGCGCTCCGGCCGCTCGCGCGCCATGCAGCCGGTGCTGCAGGCGGGCAATGCCGTGGAGGTCATCTGGCGTGCCCGGCTTGACGAGCATCTGGGCGAATTCCGCGTCGAGCCGGTGACGCTGCGCGCTGCCCGGCTGATGGAAACGGCGACCGCCGTCTACGGTGTCCAGGCGATGGGCGCGCTGCTGCGGCTGCTGCCGGAGCGTGACCCGCATCCGCACCTCTTCGATGCGCTGGAGGTCATCCTCGATCACCTGCACAACCCGGCCGATGCCGGCGAACTCTTCGTGCGTTTTGAGCTTGCGGTGCTGAATGACCTCGGCTTCGGCCTCGATCTTGCCGAATGCGCCGCGACCGGCGCCCGTTCCGATCTCGTCTATGTCTCGCCGAAATCCGGCCGCGCCGTCAGCCGCGCCGCTGGCGCCCCCTGGGCGGACAAGATGCTGCTCCTGCCGCCGTTCCTCAGCATCGAAGGCAATCATGCGGCCGACTTCGATAGTCTCTCAGCCGCATTCCGTCTGACAGGGTTCTTTCTGCATCGGCATGTCTACGAGCCGCGCGGCATCGAAGCCGTGGCAGCCCGCGACGGCTTCGTTCAGGCGGCACTCAAGGCGCTTAATCCAACCCTACGGACGCTTTCCGGTCCGAATGGTGTTTCCGCCTGA
- a CDS encoding response regulator — translation MVYSEKVAEFTDSVPCGAPEGNDVGETAGALRQAPDEGHRIMSAIRVLVLEDSLIIAMEAEDILRLAGVESIDIVGSVEQARAAIAAETYDFALLDVNLGEGMSFGFARHLLDIGIPFGFVSGYSDTGDFPPDLQNIPLLVKPFDETAMREFLQRLFPAVA, via the coding sequence ATGGTTTATTCAGAAAAGGTGGCGGAATTCACCGATAGCGTGCCATGCGGGGCACCGGAGGGCAATGATGTTGGCGAAACGGCCGGGGCGCTGCGACAGGCGCCCGACGAGGGGCATCGAATCATGAGCGCAATCCGTGTTCTGGTTCTTGAAGACAGTCTGATCATCGCGATGGAGGCGGAGGATATTCTGCGCCTGGCCGGCGTCGAGAGCATCGATATCGTCGGCAGCGTCGAACAGGCAAGGGCTGCCATTGCTGCGGAGACATATGATTTCGCCCTTCTCGACGTCAATCTCGGCGAGGGCATGAGCTTCGGATTTGCCCGCCATCTTCTCGATATCGGCATCCCCTTCGGCTTCGTCAGCGGCTATTCCGATACCGGCGATTTCCCGCCCGATCTGCAGAACATACCGCTGCTGGTGAAGCCTTTCGACGAAACGGCGATGCGGGAGTTCCTGCAGAGGCTTTTCCCGGCTGTCGCCTGA
- a CDS encoding Crp/Fnr family transcriptional regulator, translated as MATSRPINSFKTPCEQCPLRPLPHFREFSRDELEFVSSFKRGELAVDAGSTILVEGAHSAHLFTVLAGWGFRYKMLEDGRRQILNYIMPGDLVGLQGTIAGEMQHSVEALSPVSLCVFERDRLMTLYNKHASLAFDITWIAAREERILDEHLLSIGRRTALERAAYLIAFLFERGRKLNIFNGRKFIPITQQHIADTLGLSIVHTNKTLKKLSERGLIRWQERGCEVLNGEELMAISGWEGLGEGKRPFI; from the coding sequence ATGGCGACGTCGAGACCCATCAATTCTTTCAAGACCCCTTGCGAGCAATGTCCTTTGCGGCCCTTGCCGCATTTCAGGGAATTCAGCCGCGACGAGCTGGAATTCGTCTCGAGCTTCAAGAGGGGTGAGCTTGCCGTCGATGCCGGCTCCACGATCCTCGTCGAGGGCGCACATAGCGCTCATCTCTTCACGGTGCTCGCCGGCTGGGGCTTCCGCTACAAGATGCTGGAGGACGGACGCCGCCAGATTCTGAATTATATCATGCCGGGCGACCTGGTCGGCCTGCAGGGAACGATAGCCGGTGAGATGCAGCATTCAGTCGAAGCGCTTTCGCCCGTGTCCCTTTGTGTCTTCGAGCGTGACAGGCTGATGACGCTCTACAACAAACACGCCTCGCTCGCCTTCGACATCACCTGGATCGCCGCGCGCGAGGAGCGCATCCTGGATGAGCATCTCTTGAGTATCGGCCGCCGCACGGCGCTGGAAAGAGCAGCCTACCTGATCGCTTTCCTGTTCGAGCGCGGCCGGAAGCTCAATATCTTCAACGGCCGCAAATTCATCCCCATCACCCAGCAGCACATTGCCGACACGCTCGGTCTTTCCATCGTTCATACCAACAAGACCTTGAAAAAGCTCAGCGAACGTGGGTTGATCCGCTGGCAGGAGCGCGGCTGCGAGGTGCTGAACGGCGAGGAATTGATGGCGATATCAGGCTGGGAAGGGCTCGGAGAGGGCAAACGCCCGTTCATCTAA
- the era gene encoding GTPase Era gives MTQEEEIAAEAAAETNGPTHSGFVALIGPTNAGKSTLVNRLVGAKVSIVSHKVQTTRAIVRGIAIHDNAQIVFMDTPGIFKPRRRLDRAMVTSAWGGARDADLIVLLIDSERGLRGDAEAILEGLKEVRQPKILLLNKIDRVNREDLLALAAAANEKIAFERTFMISAENGSGCDDLMDYLAKTLPEGPWYYPEDQISDLPMRQLAAEITREKLFLRLHQELPYASHVETETWEERKDGSVRIEQVIYLERDSQKKIALGKGGETIKAISTASRKELSQILEQPVHLFLFVKVRENWGDDPERFREMGLDFPK, from the coding sequence ATGACACAAGAAGAAGAGATCGCGGCCGAAGCTGCCGCAGAAACCAATGGTCCGACGCATTCGGGCTTCGTCGCGCTGATCGGGCCGACCAATGCCGGCAAGTCGACGCTGGTGAACCGCCTCGTCGGCGCCAAGGTCTCGATCGTCAGCCATAAGGTGCAGACGACGCGGGCTATCGTTCGCGGCATCGCGATCCATGACAATGCCCAGATCGTCTTCATGGATACGCCTGGTATCTTCAAGCCGCGCCGCCGGCTTGACCGCGCCATGGTGACCTCGGCCTGGGGCGGTGCGAGGGATGCCGATCTGATCGTGCTGCTGATCGACAGCGAGCGCGGCCTGCGCGGCGATGCCGAAGCCATCCTCGAAGGCCTCAAGGAAGTCCGGCAGCCGAAGATCCTGCTGCTCAACAAGATCGACCGCGTCAACCGCGAGGATCTGCTGGCACTGGCCGCTGCCGCCAACGAGAAGATCGCTTTCGAGCGCACCTTCATGATCTCCGCCGAAAACGGCTCCGGCTGCGACGACCTCATGGACTATCTGGCGAAAACGCTCCCTGAGGGGCCGTGGTACTATCCGGAAGACCAGATCTCCGATCTGCCCATGCGCCAGCTCGCCGCCGAGATTACCCGCGAGAAGCTGTTTCTGCGCCTGCACCAGGAGCTTCCCTATGCCTCGCATGTCGAAACGGAGACGTGGGAAGAGCGCAAGGACGGCTCGGTGCGGATCGAGCAGGTGATCTATCTCGAGCGCGACAGCCAGAAGAAGATCGCCCTCGGCAAGGGTGGCGAAACCATCAAGGCGATCTCGACTGCGTCGCGCAAGGAATTGTCGCAGATCCTCGAACAGCCGGTCCACCTCTTCCTGTTCGTCAAGGTTCGCGAGAATTGGGGGGATGATCCCGAGCGGTTCCGCGAAATGGGTCTCGATTTCCCGAAATAA
- the rnc gene encoding ribonuclease III yields MSKAQTLSAADRAKLEALIGHDFAEKERLDRALTHASARTEKGGNYERLEFLGDRVLGLCIAELLFRTFGTAGEGELSVRLNQLVSAETCAAVADELNLHLYIRTGADVKKLTGKRMMNVRADVVESLIAAIYLDGGLEVARRFILRYWQGRAVRADGAKRDAKTELQEWSHAKFGVTPIYRVDERSGPDHDPRFKVTVEVAGIKPETGVERSKRAAEQVAATKMLEREGIWQQSPAGN; encoded by the coding sequence ATGAGTAAGGCGCAGACGCTTTCTGCGGCGGACCGCGCAAAGCTTGAAGCCCTGATCGGTCATGACTTCGCTGAAAAGGAACGCCTGGATCGCGCGCTGACCCATGCCAGCGCCCGCACCGAAAAGGGCGGCAATTACGAACGGCTGGAATTCCTCGGCGACAGGGTCCTCGGGCTCTGCATCGCCGAGCTTCTGTTCCGCACCTTCGGCACGGCGGGAGAAGGCGAGCTCTCGGTTCGCCTCAACCAGCTCGTCAGCGCCGAAACCTGTGCTGCGGTCGCCGATGAACTCAATCTTCATCTCTATATCCGCACCGGCGCCGATGTGAAGAAACTGACCGGCAAGCGGATGATGAACGTGCGCGCCGACGTCGTCGAAAGCCTGATCGCCGCGATCTATCTCGACGGCGGCCTCGAAGTCGCCCGCCGGTTCATTCTGCGTTACTGGCAGGGCAGGGCGGTGCGGGCCGATGGCGCCAAGCGCGACGCCAAGACCGAGCTGCAGGAGTGGTCGCACGCGAAATTCGGCGTCACGCCGATCTACCGGGTTGATGAACGCAGCGGACCGGATCATGATCCGCGCTTCAAGGTGACGGTGGAAGTTGCTGGCATTAAGCCCGAAACCGGCGTAGAGCGGTCGAAGCGTGCCGCCGAACAGGTGGCGGCAACGAAGATGCTCGAGCGCGAAGGCATTTGGCAGCAATCGCCTGCCGGAAACTGA
- the lepB gene encoding signal peptidase I, producing MSEKVEAKPNALWENIKVIIQALILAMVIRTVLFQPFTIPSGSMMPTLLVGDYIFVNKFAYGYSKYSLPFSPDIFSGRLFGADPKRGDIVVFRFPPNPEIDYIKRCIGLPGDRIQVTDGVLYVNGKPVPKVADGAFTSDYKLDPGEDVPVFRETLDDGKSYDTLDQSPVSRGDNTREFIVPEGHYFMMGDNRDNSLDSRFDVGFVPAENLVGRASVIFFSLGNDTSFREIWKWPTNMRWDRLFKVVE from the coding sequence GTGTCCGAAAAAGTCGAAGCCAAGCCGAACGCCCTCTGGGAAAATATCAAAGTCATCATCCAGGCGCTGATTCTGGCGATGGTGATCCGAACGGTGCTGTTCCAGCCCTTTACCATTCCGTCCGGTTCGATGATGCCGACACTGCTGGTCGGCGACTACATCTTCGTTAACAAGTTCGCTTACGGCTATTCGAAATATTCGCTGCCCTTCTCGCCAGATATCTTCAGCGGCCGCCTGTTCGGCGCCGATCCGAAGCGTGGCGACATCGTCGTTTTCCGTTTCCCGCCGAACCCCGAGATCGACTATATCAAGCGCTGCATCGGGCTGCCGGGCGACCGTATCCAGGTTACCGACGGCGTGCTCTACGTCAACGGCAAGCCGGTTCCAAAGGTGGCGGACGGTGCGTTCACTTCGGATTACAAGCTCGACCCGGGCGAGGACGTGCCGGTATTCCGCGAAACGCTCGACGACGGCAAGTCCTACGACACGCTCGATCAGTCTCCGGTGTCGCGTGGTGATAACACTCGCGAATTCATCGTGCCGGAAGGCCATTATTTCATGATGGGCGACAACCGCGACAACTCGCTCGACAGCCGCTTCGACGTCGGCTTCGTGCCTGCCGAAAATCTTGTCGGCCGCGCCAGCGTCATCTTCTTCTCGCTCGGCAACGACACCTCCTTCCGCGAAATCTGGAAGTGGCCGACGAATATGCGTTGGGACCGCCTCTTCAAGGTTGTTGAATGA